From Nicotiana tabacum cultivar K326 chromosome 20, ASM71507v2, whole genome shotgun sequence, one genomic window encodes:
- the LOC107789065 gene encoding serine carboxypeptidase-like 13 isoform X2: MMCNIISLVSIINFFLLFYRVVVLPQHAAASHSTVEFLPGFEGPLPFHLETGYIGVGEYEEVQLFYYFLKSESEPTKDPILIWLSGGPGCSSFTALVYQIGPLYFEPNEYNGSLPKLTLNPNSWTKVANIIFLDQPVNSGFSYATTSTTFKSTDLQACHHIYQFLRKWLIKHQEFIRNPMYIGGDSYSGITVPVITQLISNGIEAGHKPSINLKGYILGNPSTFPLQYNYWVPYAHGMGLISDELYQLISGINKPHILEPSCGSDAESKRSFRLFGKRRSLYENYSTKCRVEVHRLSTYWANDPRVQEALNVRKGAITRWTRCRESIVNKTYTITFQDSIPYHVELSKKLYRSLIYSGDHDMGIPFQSTQFWIKSLNYSIVDEWRPWSFDGQVAGYARSYSNQMTFATVKGAGHVAPEYKPKECFTMFQRWLSHEPL; encoded by the exons ATGATGTGCAATATTATTTCACTTGTGTCCATCATCAACTTCTTTTTGCTGTTTTATAGAGTTGTTGTCCTACCACAACATGCTGCTGCTTCTCACTCTACCGTTGAATTTCTTCCTGGATTTGAAGGTCCACTTCCTTTCCATCTTGAGACTGG GTATATTGGAGTAGGTGAATATGAAGAAGTGCAgctcttttattattttcttaaatcagAATCAGAACCCACAAAAGATCCTATTTTGATTTGGCTCTCAGGAGGACCTGGTTGCTCTTCCTTTACTGCACTTGTTTATCAAATAG GGCCCTTGTATTTTGAGCCAAACGAGTATAATGGGAGCCTTCCAAAGCTAACATTGAATCCAAACTCATGGACCAAG GTAGCTAACATAATATTCTTGGATCAACCTGTGAATAGTGGCTTCTCTTATGCAACAACTTCAACAACATTCAAGTCTACTGATCTACAAGCATGCCACCATATCTACCAGTTTTTGCGAAAG TGGTTGATTAAGCATCAAGAGTTCATTAGGAATCCAATGTACATTGGTGGAGATTCATATTCTGGCATCACTGTTCCAGTTATCACTCAACTAATATCAAATG GAATTGAAGCAGGGCACAAGCCATCGATTAATCTTAAG GGATATATACTTGGGAATCCTAGCACGTTTCCTCTTCAATATAACTACTGGGTTCCTTATGCTCATGGAATGGGACTTATCTCCGACGAACTTTATCAG TTGATTAGTGGAATCAATAAGCCACACATCCTAGAGCCCTCGTGTGGTTCAGATGCAGAATCTAAAAGGTCATTTCGATTATTTGGAAAAAGAAGATCTCTTTATGAAAATTATTCCACTAAGTGCCGA GTTGAGGTACACAGGTTGTCTACTTACTGGGCAAATGATCCAAGAGTACAAGAAGCTCTTAATGTTCGTAAG GGAGCTATAACAAGATGGACAAGATGTAGGGAAAGTATCGTGAATAAAACTTACACTATTACTTTCCAAGATAGCATACCTTATCATGTGGAACTCAGCAAAAAACTTTATCGATCACTTATATACAG TGGCGATCATGATATGGGCATTCCATTCCAATCAACTCAATTTTGGATAAAATCTCTAAATTATTCTATTGTGGATGAATGGCGGCCATGGAGTTTTGATGGTCAAGTTGCAGG ATATGCAAGATCCTATTCCAACCAGATGACATTTGCAACTGTCAAG GGAGCAGGACATGTAGCTCCTGAGTACAAGCCTAAAGAGTGCTTTACCATGTTTCAAAGATGGTTGTCTCATGAACCACTTTGA
- the LOC107789065 gene encoding serine carboxypeptidase-like 13 isoform X1 yields the protein MMCNIISLVSIINFFLLFYRVVVLPQHAAASHSTVEFLPGFEGPLPFHLETGYIGVGEYEEVQLFYYFLKSESEPTKDPILIWLSGGPGCSSFTALVYQIGPLYFEPNEYNGSLPKLTLNPNSWTKVANIIFLDQPVNSGFSYATTSTTFKSTDLQACHHIYQFLRKWLIKHQEFIRNPMYIGGDSYSGITVPVITQLISNGIEAGHKPSINLKGYILGNPSTFPLQYNYWVPYAHGMGLISDELYQLLKETCNGENLQYVDPSNVLCYQHYQTFEQLISGINKPHILEPSCGSDAESKRSFRLFGKRRSLYENYSTKCRVEVHRLSTYWANDPRVQEALNVRKGAITRWTRCRESIVNKTYTITFQDSIPYHVELSKKLYRSLIYSGDHDMGIPFQSTQFWIKSLNYSIVDEWRPWSFDGQVAGYARSYSNQMTFATVKGAGHVAPEYKPKECFTMFQRWLSHEPL from the exons ATGATGTGCAATATTATTTCACTTGTGTCCATCATCAACTTCTTTTTGCTGTTTTATAGAGTTGTTGTCCTACCACAACATGCTGCTGCTTCTCACTCTACCGTTGAATTTCTTCCTGGATTTGAAGGTCCACTTCCTTTCCATCTTGAGACTGG GTATATTGGAGTAGGTGAATATGAAGAAGTGCAgctcttttattattttcttaaatcagAATCAGAACCCACAAAAGATCCTATTTTGATTTGGCTCTCAGGAGGACCTGGTTGCTCTTCCTTTACTGCACTTGTTTATCAAATAG GGCCCTTGTATTTTGAGCCAAACGAGTATAATGGGAGCCTTCCAAAGCTAACATTGAATCCAAACTCATGGACCAAG GTAGCTAACATAATATTCTTGGATCAACCTGTGAATAGTGGCTTCTCTTATGCAACAACTTCAACAACATTCAAGTCTACTGATCTACAAGCATGCCACCATATCTACCAGTTTTTGCGAAAG TGGTTGATTAAGCATCAAGAGTTCATTAGGAATCCAATGTACATTGGTGGAGATTCATATTCTGGCATCACTGTTCCAGTTATCACTCAACTAATATCAAATG GAATTGAAGCAGGGCACAAGCCATCGATTAATCTTAAG GGATATATACTTGGGAATCCTAGCACGTTTCCTCTTCAATATAACTACTGGGTTCCTTATGCTCATGGAATGGGACTTATCTCCGACGAACTTTATCAG TTACTGAAGGAAACTTGTAACGGGGAAAATTTACAATATGTTGACCCCAGCAATGTATTGTGCTATCAACACTACCAAACTTTCGAACAG TTGATTAGTGGAATCAATAAGCCACACATCCTAGAGCCCTCGTGTGGTTCAGATGCAGAATCTAAAAGGTCATTTCGATTATTTGGAAAAAGAAGATCTCTTTATGAAAATTATTCCACTAAGTGCCGA GTTGAGGTACACAGGTTGTCTACTTACTGGGCAAATGATCCAAGAGTACAAGAAGCTCTTAATGTTCGTAAG GGAGCTATAACAAGATGGACAAGATGTAGGGAAAGTATCGTGAATAAAACTTACACTATTACTTTCCAAGATAGCATACCTTATCATGTGGAACTCAGCAAAAAACTTTATCGATCACTTATATACAG TGGCGATCATGATATGGGCATTCCATTCCAATCAACTCAATTTTGGATAAAATCTCTAAATTATTCTATTGTGGATGAATGGCGGCCATGGAGTTTTGATGGTCAAGTTGCAGG ATATGCAAGATCCTATTCCAACCAGATGACATTTGCAACTGTCAAG GGAGCAGGACATGTAGCTCCTGAGTACAAGCCTAAAGAGTGCTTTACCATGTTTCAAAGATGGTTGTCTCATGAACCACTTTGA